The DNA sequence CCATGTTCTAGAACACTGACACTATGAACACCCAAGATGAGGAATTGAATATTTAGGTAACACGATAGGTTGGGCTGGTATCGTTATGTAATTTCGAggggccgtggtggtgttgttaGGTAAAGTTTCCCCTGTGTTACGCAATACCAAGCTATCTGCAGTGTCTCACATGAACACATGTCACAGGCACATGGCAGGTGGTCAGGCAACAGGTCCCGAGATTTGGAGCGTCTGAGGCGGTATCGTGGTTGTGTCAGAGGCACAAATGTGTAGAGTATACAGCTCATAGAACCAGGCAATACTGAAGTTGATTCAACTGGCGAGAGTTTGTGTAAATGATAAGAATGTTCTTATCGGGTCATCCCAGTGGGTGTTTGAGGCCATTCCACCAATCACAGTCGCTATAAGCGAACGGTTACGCAACGGGCAGAACCGATCTCCACTGCTTGTTTGGCGGCTGTCACAGGGGTCAAAGGgcacacccccccccccggctGCTCGCCTTATCTTGGCAAGGGGATTCGAaacaacgacaaccaccgtcatcccatcccccccatcttTTTGTTGATTGTAATTCTGTCTGTACCGTTTTTCGCAATCGTCTTTTTACTCTCCTCTCACGCCCGCTCTTTTCCCGCAATGCCCTGAGCGATCGACTTCGCTCTCCTCCTATCGCATCTCGAACCCGCCGGGATGCTTTTCCGCTGACATCCAGATAAATACATCATCGCCGTGCTCCGCTATCGCAGCACCCCGACGAAACAATGCTCGACCAACAACTACACCGCGCGCGCATGGTTTCCAGCGTCGCCGCGACAGTCATATCGCTCGCGTGCGGTACCAACGTATGTGATTCCTTGGGGGGACATTTGGCAGGCTGTTGGGATTTGGTTCGGTGACGGGAGCGCTGACGGTTGTAAACCTTCGTGGTTCAGTATGTGTACTCGGCCTGGGCCCCGCAGTTCGCCGATAAGCTCAACCTCACGACGACGGAGAGTAACCTGATCGGAGCGGCGGGTAATCTGGGCATGTATTCGATGGGCGTACCTATCGGGTTGTTTGTCGATAACCGTGGACCCCGACCAGCCGTGGCAGCCGGCgcgcttctcctcggcctcgggtACTACCCCTTTCGCGCCTCGTACGAAAACGCGGCCGGTTCGGTTCCGCTGTTATGTTTCTTTTCGTATCTTACCGGCCTGGGCGGATGTATGGCGTTCCAGGCGGCAGTCAAAACGTCGGCGCTCAACTGGCCACACCATCGAGGCACCGCCACGGCCTTCCCGTTGGCTGCCTTTGGCTTGAGcgcattcttcttctcccaggTCGGATCGCTCTTCTTTCCCGGAGACACCAGCGCGTTCTTGACTGTTCTGGCCGCCGGTACCTTTGCTCTGATCTTCACCGGATTTTGCTTCCTCAAGGTCTACCCCCACACTCCGGCCTACCATGCGGTACCTAACGGGGGTTCCGGCTCGGACACGCAGCGGCTGCGGCGGACATCGTCATCGGAGGACGGCAAGGCTAGAGGAGCGCGAAGATTCCCTGATGTAGAACCTGGTATGTCGACGCCCACCACCTACACGACTCCCGCGACGTCGACGCAGGCACAGACAGACGCAGAGGCTCCCGGACCGTCGTCGCCGTCAGCCAACGCCCAGCTCCGTGACCAGACCGATGTTGAATCCGCCCGCCCCCCCTCGGACGAGGCCCCCGATAGCGACGTTGACGAGACCTCGTCCCTCATGTCAAAGTCGTCCTCGCTGCCTGGTGATGTGTTAGTGCAGAGCAGTGTTGATATGGATCGTTCCCATCGTGTAGATATCCGTGGCTGGCGCTTGTTGTCCAATGTCGACTTTTGGCAGCTGTTTACCATTATGGGGATTCTGGCTGGCATTGGTCTCATGACTATCAAGTGAGTTCTCTCGCTTTCTTTGAGGAGAAACATTGCTAACCCTTTCCAGCAATATTGGACACAACGTCAATGCTCTCTG is a window from the Podospora pseudocomata strain CBS 415.72m chromosome 6, whole genome shotgun sequence genome containing:
- a CDS encoding hypothetical protein (EggNog:ENOG503NYTA; COG:S); translated protein: MLDQQLHRARMVSSVAATVISLACGTNYVYSAWAPQFADKLNLTTTESNLIGAAGNLGMYSMGVPIGLFVDNRGPRPAVAAGALLLGLGYYPFRASYENAAGSVPLLCFFSYLTGLGGCMAFQAAVKTSALNWPHHRGTATAFPLAAFGLSAFFFSQVGSLFFPGDTSAFLTVLAAGTFALIFTGFCFLKVYPHTPAYHAVPNGGSGSDTQRLRRTSSSEDGKARGARRFPDVEPGMSTPTTYTTPATSTQAQTDAEAPGPSSPSANAQLRDQTDVESARPPSDEAPDSDVDETSSLMSKSSSLPGDVLVQSSVDMDRSHRVDIRGWRLLSNVDFWQLFTIMGILAGIGLMTINNIGHNVNALWRRFDDSVPESFLVQRQQMHVSILSIGSFGGRLLSGVGSDFLVKVVGASRAWCLVAASLVFCIAQLFALNVSNPHYLGFVSGLSGLGYGFLFGVFPSIVAETFGIHGLSQNWGFMTLSPVISGNIFNLFYGAVFDSHIIVSPDGDRSCYDGIDCYRNAYFVTLGACGLGLIVTLSTIRHQYVARLREAGKGAAED